The following are encoded together in the Peromyscus leucopus breed LL Stock chromosome 1, UCI_PerLeu_2.1, whole genome shotgun sequence genome:
- the LOC114709844 gene encoding phospholipase A2 inhibitor and Ly6/PLAUR domain-containing protein isoform X2: MRLSRRHGTFLLAFTLLCTLWGLEGRKSVSTFKACMKFRDCYSGFVSTTMSPNDYMVSNAHCCQSDGCNRGSVPPPPNNRTENGLMCPSCIAPFQETCPGTQAARCVGPETHCIYFAGNVQAGIINTKFATRGCATESACHTKTGAEVPSASYLYFLRRADCLPAPYPPGRGE; this comes from the exons ATGAGGCTGTCTAGAAGACACGGGACCTTTCTGCTGGCGTTCACACTGCTCTGCACCCTCTGGGGTCTTG AGGGCCGGAAGTCAGTGAGCACCTTCAAGGCCTGCATGAAGTTCAGAGACTGCTACTCAGGCTTCGTATCCACCACCATGAGTCCCAATGACTACATGGTGTCCAACGCCCACTGTTGTCAGAGCGACGGCTGCAACCGCGGCTCGGTGCCCC CTCCGCCGAACAATCGAACCGAGAACGGCCTGATGTGCCCCTCCTGCATCGCGCCCTTCCAGGAGACGTGTCCCGGAACCCAGGCAGCCCGCTGCGTGGGCCCGGAGACACACTGCATCTATTTTGCTGGCAATGTGCAGGCTG GTATTATCAACACAAAATTTGCCACGAGGGGCTGTGCTACCGAGAGCGCCTGCCATACTAAGACTGGAGCGGAAGTGCCTTCGGCCTCCTACCTCTACTTCCTGCGCCGGGCCGACTGCCTTCCAGCCCCCTACCCCCCTGGCAGGGGTGAGTGA
- the LOC114709844 gene encoding phospholipase A2 inhibitor and Ly6/PLAUR domain-containing protein isoform X1, whose protein sequence is MRLSRRHGTFLLAFTLLCTLWGLGAPLICEVCKGSGHTCSGKMKTCEAGKDACVVLVGESSTKGRKSVSTFKACMKFRDCYSGFVSTTMSPNDYMVSNAHCCQSDGCNRGSVPPPPNNRTENGLMCPSCIAPFQETCPGTQAARCVGPETHCIYFAGNVQAGIINTKFATRGCATESACHTKTGAEVPSASYLYFLRRADCLPAPYPPGRGE, encoded by the exons ATGAGGCTGTCTAGAAGACACGGGACCTTTCTGCTGGCGTTCACACTGCTCTGCACCCTCTGGGGTCTTG GGGCCCCTCTAATCTGTGAGGTGTGCAAAGGCTCCGGGCACACTTGCAGCGGGAAAATGAAGACCTGTGAAGCCGGCAAAGACGCATGTGTGGTTCTCGTGGGCGAGTCCAGCACAA AGGGCCGGAAGTCAGTGAGCACCTTCAAGGCCTGCATGAAGTTCAGAGACTGCTACTCAGGCTTCGTATCCACCACCATGAGTCCCAATGACTACATGGTGTCCAACGCCCACTGTTGTCAGAGCGACGGCTGCAACCGCGGCTCGGTGCCCC CTCCGCCGAACAATCGAACCGAGAACGGCCTGATGTGCCCCTCCTGCATCGCGCCCTTCCAGGAGACGTGTCCCGGAACCCAGGCAGCCCGCTGCGTGGGCCCGGAGACACACTGCATCTATTTTGCTGGCAATGTGCAGGCTG GTATTATCAACACAAAATTTGCCACGAGGGGCTGTGCTACCGAGAGCGCCTGCCATACTAAGACTGGAGCGGAAGTGCCTTCGGCCTCCTACCTCTACTTCCTGCGCCGGGCCGACTGCCTTCCAGCCCCCTACCCCCCTGGCAGGGGTGAGTGA